The proteins below come from a single Necator americanus strain Aroian chromosome V, whole genome shotgun sequence genomic window:
- a CDS encoding hypothetical protein (NECATOR_CHRV.G18961.T2) has product MLRTLQNLSIGSSRAFATSSQPAVLAPSYSLLDSALFDDVRSRVSQNGRTMKKILVTVVNRDGSKKECLMNKNISTAFDCAKHFNMLWAKRTVLALTSYSEHVVQLECMNEPLRDKCSIELLDFQNEDYAEQISKAYWRSCSILLAAVLSAGLRDKISVSGLYNKVEKSYFAVDIVGLNDSLSPSDLRDLSWFARSEFVSSDIPFETVFVPQELACDYGLKSRVRLCRLGNFVTAIDGPVISRSDQVGRFSIVKTISKGDVTHVGGVSLPAAQKTSSFLWEKIVENARDKID; this is encoded by the exons ATGTTACGAACGCTTCAGAATCTTTCGATAGGTAGCAGCCGAGCTTTTGCTACATCGTCGCAACCAG CGGTATTGGCTCCATCATACTCACTGCTTGATAGTGCGCTGTTTGATGATGTTAGAAGTCGTGTCAGTCAAAATGGgagaacaatgaaaaagatCTTAGTGACAGTTGTAAACAGAGATGGATCAAAAAAGGAGTGCCTtatgaacaaaaacatttctacAGCATTTGACTGTGCCAAAC ATTTCAATATGTTGTGGGCTAAGCGGACGGTGCTGGCGCTCACTTCATATTCGGAACATGTTGTTCAATTGGAGTGTATGAACGAACCGTTGCGAGACAAATGCAGTATCGAGTTGCTTGACTTTCAAAATGAAGACTACGCGGAGCAAATCAGTAAG GCATATTGGAGGTCGTGCAGTATACTGTTAGCTGCTGTTTTATCTGCTGGTTTAAGGGATAAGATTTCTGTGTCAGGTCTTTACAATAAAG TGGAAAAATCGTATTTCGCCGTTGACATAGTTGGATTGAACGATTCTTTGTCACCG tctgATCTCAGAGATCTGTCTTGGTTTGCTCGTTCAGAATTTGTCAGCAGTGATATTCCTTTTGAGACTGTATTTGTCCCGCAAGAGTTGGCTTGTGATTATGGGCTGAAATCAAG aGTGCGGTTGTGCCGGCTTGGTAATTTTGTGACAGCCATTGATGGCCCAGTAATATCTCGATCTGATCAAGTCGGTCGATTCAGCATAGTTAAG ACTATCTCAAAAGGCGATGTTACCCACGTGGGAGGAGTTTCCCTTCCTGCTGCCCAGAAGACATCTTCGTTCTTATGGGAAAAAATAGTGGAGAACGCGAGAGAT AAAATCGATTGA
- a CDS encoding hypothetical protein (NECATOR_CHRV.G18962.T1): MIPLLAILCVPVIFGLPTTKVTTTPTTTHHPITNPHVVVETSTDLSNETDIEEHVGLRASIEREIAHLRSSYQNVREDIDSWMSTPYHRNVVAPIFVGVMAGFAAIVVHCIAKAALRSCARKFRRLRLSRISCDVSGDKKRMLSKRNDSDDDDDI, from the exons ATGATACCTTTGCTCGCTATTCTGTGCGTCCCAGTCATTTTCGGCTTACCAACGACCAAGGTAACTACAACTCCCACGACGACTCATCATCCTATTACTAATCCTCATGTAGTAGTGGAAACCAG CACTGATCTGTCCAATGAAACAGACATTGAAGAACATGTGGGACTGCGCGCTTCCATTGAAAGGGAAATCGCTCATCTACGCTCCAGCTATCAAAACGTACGTGAGGACATCGACAGTTGGATG agTACACCGTACCACAGGAATGTTGTAGCCCCGATTTTCGTAGGAGTAATGGCAGGCTTTGCAGCCATCGTTGTCCACTGTATAGCGAAAGCTGCACTGCGTAGCTGTGCTCG AAAGTTTCGTCGTCTCCGTCTATCCCGAATAAGCTGCGATGTGAGCGGAGACAAGAAGCGCATGTTGTCAAAGAGGAATGACAGCGATGACGATGACGACATCTGA
- a CDS encoding hypothetical protein (NECATOR_CHRV.G18961.T1) has translation MLRTLQNLSIGSSRAFATSSQPAFPAVLAPSYSLLDSALFDDVRSRVSQNGRTMKKILVTVVNRDGSKKECLMNKNISTAFDCAKHFNMLWAKRTVLALTSYSEHVVQLECMNEPLRDKCSIELLDFQNEDYAEQISKAYWRSCSILLAAVLSAGLRDKISVSGLYNKVEKSYFAVDIVGLNDSLSPSDLRDLSWFARSEFVSSDIPFETVFVPQELACDYGLKSRVRLCRLGNFVTAIDGPVISRSDQVGRFSIVKTISKGDVTHVGGVSLPAAQKTSSFLWEKIVENARDKID, from the exons ATGTTACGAACGCTTCAGAATCTTTCGATAGGTAGCAGCCGAGCTTTTGCTACATCGTCGCAACCAG CATTTCCAGCGGTATTGGCTCCATCATACTCACTGCTTGATAGTGCGCTGTTTGATGATGTTAGAAGTCGTGTCAGTCAAAATGGgagaacaatgaaaaagatCTTAGTGACAGTTGTAAACAGAGATGGATCAAAAAAGGAGTGCCTtatgaacaaaaacatttctacAGCATTTGACTGTGCCAAAC ATTTCAATATGTTGTGGGCTAAGCGGACGGTGCTGGCGCTCACTTCATATTCGGAACATGTTGTTCAATTGGAGTGTATGAACGAACCGTTGCGAGACAAATGCAGTATCGAGTTGCTTGACTTTCAAAATGAAGACTACGCGGAGCAAATCAGTAAG GCATATTGGAGGTCGTGCAGTATACTGTTAGCTGCTGTTTTATCTGCTGGTTTAAGGGATAAGATTTCTGTGTCAGGTCTTTACAATAAAG TGGAAAAATCGTATTTCGCCGTTGACATAGTTGGATTGAACGATTCTTTGTCACCG tctgATCTCAGAGATCTGTCTTGGTTTGCTCGTTCAGAATTTGTCAGCAGTGATATTCCTTTTGAGACTGTATTTGTCCCGCAAGAGTTGGCTTGTGATTATGGGCTGAAATCAAG aGTGCGGTTGTGCCGGCTTGGTAATTTTGTGACAGCCATTGATGGCCCAGTAATATCTCGATCTGATCAAGTCGGTCGATTCAGCATAGTTAAG ACTATCTCAAAAGGCGATGTTACCCACGTGGGAGGAGTTTCCCTTCCTGCTGCCCAGAAGACATCTTCGTTCTTATGGGAAAAAATAGTGGAGAACGCGAGAGAT AAAATCGATTGA